The genome window CTTCCCGAGAACCTGACCGCGGTCATCCGCCTCGGCTCCGGCACCGGCGAGCAGGTCTCGACCAACCAGAGCTACGACAACCTCAGCGGCCAGAAGCAGATCTGGATCGACCTGATGAACCTCCGTTGGAAGCCCGTCATCCACGACGACGCGACCGCCGCCCTCCACGCCGGCCGCATGGCCAATCCTCTCTGGCGCGTCTACTCCTCGGACATCGTCTGGGACGACGACTTCAACCCCGAGGGCTTCGGCGAGAGCCTCGAGCGGGTGTTCGCGGGACCGGAGCTGTCCGTGTTCGCCAACGGCCTGCAGGCCGTCGCCGACGAGGACTCGAACTCGGGCAAGAACCAGTGGTACTTCTCGCAGCAGCTCGGCGTCGAGAAGACCTTGCCGCTCGACAGCCGCCTGCGCCTGGCCGGCGCCTACCACAAGTGGAGCGACGAGAACCGCTCCAGCTTCGGCCAGACCACGGTGCAGGACGGAAACCGGCGTCTGACCAACGGCTCCTTGGCCGCGCGTTTCGGCGTCGGCGAGGTCACGGCTCAGCTGTCCTCCTGGATCGGCTCGGTCCCCCTCGCCTTCCAGGGCACGGTGATCCGGAACTTCCGTCAGGTCCACAACGACAGGATCCAGGGTCCGGTCGGCCGGGACGGCTACCAGTTCGGCTTCATCGCCGGCGCGGCCAAGAAGCAGGGTCAGTGGGAGGCCGCTTACTTCAAGAAATACTCCCAGATCGACGCCACCGTCTCCGACGTCACGGACTCGGACTTCGGCGACGGCGGGACGAACCGGGTCGGCCACATCGCGTGGGTCGCCTACAACCCCCGCGACTGGATGCAGCTGAAGGTGAAGGGCTTCGTCACCGACGCCCTCGACCGCAGCTTCCCGACCGTGGCGGGCGTCACGCCGACGGCGGCGACGAACCTCGACAAGGCGATCAACCGCCTGCAGATCGACATGTCGGTCAAGTTCTAGATGCTGAAGGCCTTCGATCGGCATCTGCGTCCGGCCGCTCGCGGCCGGACGTCACGAGCCGCAGACGCAATCGTCACGCGTTCGTCACATTGGACCCATATCATGACTTCACGGAGATTAAAATGAACCGCACTCTCAGCCTGATCGCCCTCCTCGTCGCGGCCCCCGCCGCGGCGCAGATGAAGACGCTCAACGGAGCGGGCGCCACCTTCCCGTATCCGATCTACTCCAAGTGGTTCGACGAGTACCACAAGGTCAAGCCCGAGCTGCAGATCAACTACCAGTCGATCGGCTCCGGCGGCGGCATCCGCCAGATCACCGAGCGCACCGTGGACTTCGGCGCCACCGACGGCCCGATGACCAACCAGCAGCAGTTCAAGGTGGACGGGAAGATCCTCCACATCCCCGCGGTGCTCGGCGCCGTCGTTCCCGCCTACAACCTGAAGGGCATCGAGGACCTGAAGCTGTCCGGCCCCGTCCTGGCCGACATCTTCCTCGGCAAGATCACCCGTTGGACCGATCCGGCCATCGCCAAGCTGAACCCCGGCGCGGCCTTCCCCGACGCGGCCATCACCGTCGTGCACCGCTCGGACGGGTCCGGCACGACCTACTGCTGGGTGGACTACCTCTCCAAGGTCAGCCCGGAGTGGAAGTCGAAGGTCGGCGTCGCCACCGCCGTCAAGTGGCCCGTCGGCCTCGGCGGCAAGGGCAACGAGGGCGTCGCCGGTCTCGTCAAGCAGACCCCGAACGCGCTCGGCTACGTCGAGCTGATCTACGCGAAGCAGAACGACATCTCCTACGCGTCGGTCCTCAACAAGGCCGGCAAGTTCGTCAAGGCGTCCATCCCGTCGGTGACCGCCGCCGCCGCGGGCACCAAGATGCCGAAGGACTACCGCGTGTCGATCACCGACGCCGAGGGCGAGGCCGCGTACCCGGTCTCGACCTTCACCTGGCTGCTGATCTACGAGAAGAACGCCGGCGACAAGGGCGCGGTCCTCAAGGACTTCCTCAAGTGGATGCTCAAGGACGGCCAGGGCATGGCGAGCGCGCTCGGCTACGCGCCGCTTCCCGACTCGGTCAACTCCATGGTCGCCAAGACCATCGAGAGCATAAAATAGGATGATTGCCGCGGTCTCAGACCGCGTCCGCAAGGTCCCCGGCTCTCGCGAGAGAGCCGGGGACCGCCTTTTTCGCCGGGTCATCGCCGGCTTCGCCGGCGTCATCCTGCTCGCGGCCCTGGCGCTGGCCTGGCAGCTCGCGCGCGAGTCCGCCGAGACCTGGAGGACCTTCGGCCTCTCTTTCCTCTGGACCTCGGATTGGGACCCGGTCGCCGACTCGTTCGGCGCGCTCCCGTTCCTGTACGGCACCGCCGTCTCCTCCGTTCTCGCTTTGCTGGTCGCCGTCCCCCTCGGCGTCGGCGCCGCCGTGTTCCTGACCGAGCTCGCGCCGAAGCGGCTCGCCGAGGTCCTCATGTTCGCCATCGAGCTCCTGGCGGCGGTGCCGAGCGTGATCCTCGGCTTGATGGGCATCTTCCTCCTCGTCCCCGCGGTGCGCGCGGCGGGCTCGCCCTACGGCGTCGGCATGCTCACCGCCGGGCTCATACTGGCCTTCATGATCCTGCCCTACATCACGACCATCACCCGCGAGGTCCTGCTCACCGTCCCCCGCCCCCTCAAGGAGGCGATGTACGCCCTCGGCGCCACCCGCTGGGAGGTGGTGCGCGGCGTGAGCCTGCCTTACGCCCGCTCGGGCATCGTCGGCGCGGTGTTCCTCTCCCTCGGGCGCGCGCTCGGCGAGACCATGGCGGTCACGATGGTGATCGGCAATACTCCCCAGATCAAGGCCTCGCTGCTCGAGCCGGGCTACAGCATGGCCGCCGTCATCGCCAACGAGCTCGCCGAGGCCGCGAGCGACGCCCACCTCTCCGCGCTCGTCGCGATCGGGCTGACCTTGATGGCCGTCACCGTCGTCGTCAACGGCGCCGCGCGCCTCATGCTGTACCGGCTCGGGGTCCGCAAATGAACGACGCGCTGTACGCCCGCCGCAAGAAGGTCAACGCGCTGATGTTCGCGCTGACCGCGGTGTGCGCCGCCGTCGCCTCCGGGACCTTGCTCGCCATCCTCGGCTACATCGCCTGGAAGGGCGCCTCCTCCATCAGCTGGGCCTTCTTGACGAACCTGCCCAAGCCGGTCGG of Elusimicrobiota bacterium contains these proteins:
- the pstC gene encoding phosphate ABC transporter permease subunit PstC; translation: MIAAVSDRVRKVPGSRERAGDRLFRRVIAGFAGVILLAALALAWQLARESAETWRTFGLSFLWTSDWDPVADSFGALPFLYGTAVSSVLALLVAVPLGVGAAVFLTELAPKRLAEVLMFAIELLAAVPSVILGLMGIFLLVPAVRAAGSPYGVGMLTAGLILAFMILPYITTITREVLLTVPRPLKEAMYALGATRWEVVRGVSLPYARSGIVGAVFLSLGRALGETMAVTMVIGNTPQIKASLLEPGYSMAAVIANELAEAASDAHLSALVAIGLTLMAVTVVVNGAARLMLYRLGVRK
- the pstS gene encoding phosphate ABC transporter substrate-binding protein PstS, whose amino-acid sequence is MNRTLSLIALLVAAPAAAQMKTLNGAGATFPYPIYSKWFDEYHKVKPELQINYQSIGSGGGIRQITERTVDFGATDGPMTNQQQFKVDGKILHIPAVLGAVVPAYNLKGIEDLKLSGPVLADIFLGKITRWTDPAIAKLNPGAAFPDAAITVVHRSDGSGTTYCWVDYLSKVSPEWKSKVGVATAVKWPVGLGGKGNEGVAGLVKQTPNALGYVELIYAKQNDISYASVLNKAGKFVKASIPSVTAAAAGTKMPKDYRVSITDAEGEAAYPVSTFTWLLIYEKNAGDKGAVLKDFLKWMLKDGQGMASALGYAPLPDSVNSMVAKTIESIK
- a CDS encoding putative porin; the protein is MKPTFLLAALLALAAVPASAQLDKLKLSETIQSIKFSGDIRLRDDMSAKRGAGQNDRGRLRYRLRFGPEIELPENLTAVIRLGSGTGEQVSTNQSYDNLSGQKQIWIDLMNLRWKPVIHDDATAALHAGRMANPLWRVYSSDIVWDDDFNPEGFGESLERVFAGPELSVFANGLQAVADEDSNSGKNQWYFSQQLGVEKTLPLDSRLRLAGAYHKWSDENRSSFGQTTVQDGNRRLTNGSLAARFGVGEVTAQLSSWIGSVPLAFQGTVIRNFRQVHNDRIQGPVGRDGYQFGFIAGAAKKQGQWEAAYFKKYSQIDATVSDVTDSDFGDGGTNRVGHIAWVAYNPRDWMQLKVKGFVTDALDRSFPTVAGVTPTAATNLDKAINRLQIDMSVKF